One genomic window of Candidatus Omnitrophota bacterium includes the following:
- a CDS encoding PfkB family carbohydrate kinase has product MMKKLISLVTALSFLFSSVGLGTDAFAMSGSGGGINLAPALVLDDLGDDSPHYKNIALARIALQMDLVELDKLTEIDRATDIGVIRKAFERFEAVHEIPEKTILQPAKIRTFFNQVEPVGGHIFRVPVSVNKGGKTYNYQLVFSTVRNAGDPFPVEFLTDEQLDGLRGAIVLRDSLPVRVGTNTAAISNYMQHERYDIVIDFAHKSRLALPVAESARGYVKEISAIAGLIIKGSASVEGRPLYIIPMTGDVRDMLDNNKVTVVARNGEEKKVIAHSHASNGAVHIFLEEREVAALMSGERSPAAEFKRRETVNKIKRLLAHEIGVMLGCPVLRFDGESPVNEIDDRYREGLRIQEALRAGGEPHTLNMREYAVADLDANLKTRDYAGIFGHGKRAEPVVNMGGVNVPVRVIRELNIRQDGIRAIFQTVSGYTVLVPTSRIISVLDPQGNIVIKAKDAQNGYFVSPNGRYLLLIDLESRATVFDIMAGRPLIENVNAWSGAVFTGDSKFVRTKGSDSFERIYGLEDRGETGIVSPDGAYAAITNSGTSRTMVIDLKDGRAILKDIDASNGAIFSNDSKYLRVAGQNRAPVMYDLRTGEAVKPAVEPKPAAAARGQKQSKGPEGASGPIAQAAPAARSIAQIAVECGIDPKDAARVRVLEAISKGEVSSMDIGVRQLEQVGVAPDKAKTVYAELFRMRLLAKPEAAAAAAVADIPQDMREKLEKIAREQGINTADPRRIGVLMRILLFNGEMAPDVLESAANALYRICDVNRNMAPEVVKQIRMLRPAVVQPQGPGVTAMTGVGEAKSETPETAKIYRAGQQKPGGSPVDMLMMFGEDPDRFFVAVGFTDFDQLQIGHIAGFEVSERTRQRDRKALIEADYIKMIRPGHYRITKEGIRAVLYLIKHNTNGMASYRLTEGAALGFPGFPEYLKENPLSDFKLAVPLKSAVYSFDDESIRTARRDEYETSRKIATEHGTSYVTEGGIPRTGRGSSDGTGRVGRPTEPGKSPEDAKKVFALSQGLQTLLNNVGFVTTQQYREGHDEVRAAHPGLGFGRPSETTARDDLNKLVRAGFLRMPNRGKYAVTIAGWKEIEEITAAESGRDTAVREMAILRSENGRERVENLLRQVALKAAADAGISYDPQEASLPLGDLLRDIAGRAGAIVSDVEEESLRALKVLDDKGAYDREFAYSIKRGEIAYVRKSALTGLLGMAPAVLNGIERGEGEASLIARIRGVIATVAPASREMANIIGVPAEKTAPAKDPQEVIEMMKEFAREPLSAPLPAVMRTYPPDAPVITVVGSIVADIIVPLGKDSQYPLPSDPRLAWKGDKVFVTPPSEATDGYLNGLTSELRGRLKVTYGGPGFASAMVLNELGARVKLIGAVGDDELGHGLIKLMRDKGMDTTGIRVVKDVSTSTNLIFSNQDTGETAYNLSLGSANEYLTEADIPDEALRCSVLHFGGIALNKQLMPRIGSLIDRAKRMGAKVGWDTVVDLYGLEGSPKAREAMSKLDYLTPSIKEARKISGKEETGDIIQFFGETLGIPAVFLKLGEGGSEVAISGKGVSGAAQRFHMPAVRGVKIADTTGAGDSYSAYMAYGFAKGMTPKEAAKGATVCGALTCERIGGGSIGEEPLRAFNKKMLVFEAQLEDLENYGFGSDISVKSFYNHIKAKDYAACALALREGVAEMGDVQRAERIFKERHLPYILTNSPPLYREELRASLLKKKDMMPFALAIASDEQARLEALLYSRDADKRVRALKQLNGMIRRGEIICAPETEENNVHVHSKFSFSPYYPEAIAYWAKRGGLRNVGIIDHDTTDGIPSFLAAAGLLGQQVTSGFEMRVSMPERFAKHVINAPGIANMAYFLCHALPDGRHPAILEMLEKVRASKERRNRAMIEKVNKRMGAAGLDVMVPYEEDVSALAENGNCTDRHLMMGLAIVINDRYGRGEARKNAYEAVLGRKLSAGEEENIDNEESDMEILRGGLLKPGSPVSCFIAPDPEECPSMEYVVDSIIAAGGVPVYPYLGDSKRNGTDEENILRELFPYLKSIGVLGIAIMPHRNTDEEIKGVVALAEEFGLKVFSGVDINKDTMPFIEERARVAQYPQFRQGGDFLVGHEFMERRFGFGYYNENAIRTIPDDRERFGFFASVGALGFETLNRFKDKPAGAVSSRSGRILYREILDVHSQLPEGAAEARSYLTRQMTVSPEDMERVQSGMMDQMDSGLAARPSSLKMLPAFVGVPTGRETGEYLGVDVGGTNLRVLRVRLEGNGRFSIVGDIGKFKFEERHMHGTAEELFDFIAGSIGSFMAAQGMPLDREIKLGLTWSFPVEQTGAASGIHKEWTKGWTTSGVVGNDVVKLLEAGLDRKAPGSVKVAALCNDTVGTLATARYQDPDCDMGIILGTGTNAAFWLPIGQIAKWVDDGLSRQNMMINMEWGNFDSVPRTPWDFVLDLESNNSGRQLLEKMVSGMYLGEIARIIMARLISNNLLFGGVSSPIFNTVPAEMGKDGFLTEHMSAIESDDSKDLEGVGSLLAEFGVNNSTVEDRRLVKSVCELVSTKAARVTAAAIVAVIRKMDPAISRKHVAAVDGSLYKNYPYFKERIRAALRELLDSGAGENVSDNIEIVMTEDGSGVGAAIIAAAAADMVPQKAAAAGGSPRQLEALRPMEGINIKVAALDWDGTISRIREGWEGIMTPIVAAIIEGKELTEEEFNDLIDSVKDIDDIRFDSDIMTPAMRRLVDQGKISREAMIWARGMIEETKGEPTPTQFGRACDEAIKRGKGAIFQWAFDYCRAKEAAEGRPMVESEPGRYFCKMYLEKLFAVRNYRLGLVDSGAVQPGAFLVPGGVEFVRMLAARGVVINIITGSDKKGVQEEVNLLGLGDWVTVTGYDVDKAIASKYDVTKNIKETGNLADNEFLVVGDGKVEIKAGVELGSVVIVIRSRDNASNFQRLLDLRPNYVMGASFEPVEELVAFLVPQMSPDEQPRDANGQFGKKPFRDARGALTVIALSMTLKGTSLSIDKRDFTLAAFRSEYNEVKSRFPRLGMPGLPEDMKNDSQTRRDLDALAAEGHLVKRPIGAVDGYSVTEKGMDAIADILVSYSARDSSAIEGLLRIWRFDKVAGILRHIVEHYTELRLDEQKIEMARLREMVRVINFSTNKDVFLISRAFTELPEFVRRYLSGTHGLGPAEAAAAAAKKANPGVEGTSNPEPAKGIGQFVRSDEFPANFTEVERETWELLENGRFAMIAISMSDAVESLSGLTDEKQSEEKEKLRGMCRTINSSNKRNGFLTSAAFRNLPERVVVSLRGDYGLVTVIAGANSVMPLSETASALLGKAQDAVPAWYSQNGWTPEEFGMALRKNECTMGQDIRVDDRSMLVFSERATFGRRVEGKEEYEPGLGIALPRLTQSGVRVAVIAATAAQAALIDRLNSGRPENQKIVYGSSVSDIMAKVTGIARYYYFRVADEKSMPDVNVAGIFDITVENIIRALGQVCNITRPEELETLRRAFIKFAVAA; this is encoded by the coding sequence ATGATGAAGAAATTGATATCGCTGGTTACGGCATTGTCATTCTTATTTTCGAGCGTCGGCCTCGGCACAGACGCGTTCGCTATGAGCGGCTCGGGCGGCGGCATAAACCTCGCGCCGGCGCTTGTGCTTGACGACCTCGGCGATGATTCCCCTCACTACAAGAATATCGCCCTTGCCCGCATTGCCCTCCAGATGGACCTCGTGGAGCTGGACAAACTGACGGAGATCGACAGGGCCACCGATATCGGCGTGATAAGGAAGGCATTCGAACGCTTTGAGGCTGTCCATGAGATCCCGGAGAAGACGATCTTGCAACCGGCAAAGATACGGACATTCTTCAACCAGGTCGAACCGGTAGGCGGGCACATATTCAGGGTCCCCGTCTCTGTGAATAAGGGCGGCAAGACCTATAACTATCAGCTGGTCTTCTCAACTGTCCGTAACGCGGGTGATCCGTTCCCCGTAGAGTTCCTTACAGATGAACAGCTGGATGGATTAAGAGGAGCCATAGTGCTCCGCGATTCCCTGCCAGTCCGCGTCGGCACTAACACCGCCGCCATCAGTAATTATATGCAACACGAGCGTTACGACATCGTAATAGATTTTGCCCACAAGAGCCGTCTGGCTCTTCCTGTTGCAGAGTCGGCCCGGGGTTACGTAAAGGAGATAAGCGCAATTGCCGGTTTGATAATAAAAGGCAGCGCGTCGGTCGAAGGGCGGCCGCTTTACATTATCCCAATGACCGGTGATGTCAGGGATATGCTTGACAATAATAAAGTAACGGTGGTCGCGCGGAACGGGGAGGAGAAGAAGGTGATCGCCCATTCCCATGCAAGTAACGGAGCTGTCCACATATTCCTGGAGGAGCGCGAGGTTGCGGCACTGATGAGCGGAGAGAGATCACCTGCGGCGGAGTTTAAAAGGCGGGAGACGGTGAATAAGATAAAACGTCTCCTCGCTCACGAGATAGGTGTCATGCTGGGATGCCCCGTGCTGCGGTTTGACGGTGAGAGCCCGGTCAACGAGATAGACGACAGGTATAGAGAAGGTCTGCGTATACAGGAAGCGCTGAGGGCGGGCGGCGAACCGCATACGCTCAATATGAGAGAATACGCCGTTGCGGACCTCGATGCCAACCTCAAGACCCGCGACTACGCCGGGATCTTCGGCCACGGGAAGAGAGCGGAACCGGTTGTCAATATGGGCGGGGTCAACGTGCCTGTGCGCGTGATCAGGGAGCTGAATATAAGACAGGATGGTATTAGGGCCATATTCCAGACCGTATCCGGGTATACGGTCCTGGTGCCCACGTCAAGAATAATATCCGTCCTTGACCCACAGGGTAATATCGTAATAAAAGCCAAGGATGCGCAGAACGGTTACTTCGTCAGTCCGAACGGCAGGTATCTCCTCTTGATAGATCTTGAATCGCGGGCAACCGTATTTGACATCATGGCCGGCAGGCCTCTCATTGAGAATGTCAATGCATGGAGCGGGGCCGTCTTCACCGGGGACTCAAAGTTCGTCAGGACAAAGGGCAGCGATTCATTTGAAAGGATCTACGGCCTTGAGGATAGAGGCGAAACAGGCATCGTCAGTCCCGACGGCGCATATGCCGCGATCACCAATTCCGGGACATCCCGTACGATGGTGATCGATCTGAAGGACGGAAGAGCGATCCTGAAAGATATCGATGCCTCAAATGGGGCGATCTTCAGCAACGATTCAAAATATTTGAGGGTGGCGGGGCAGAATCGCGCCCCGGTCATGTATGACCTGCGGACAGGAGAGGCCGTCAAACCCGCGGTGGAGCCCAAACCGGCTGCGGCGGCCCGGGGCCAAAAACAGAGCAAAGGCCCAGAGGGTGCAAGTGGTCCGATTGCGCAAGCTGCGCCGGCGGCAAGATCGATAGCCCAGATCGCCGTAGAGTGCGGCATCGATCCCAAAGATGCGGCCAGGGTGAGAGTCCTTGAGGCGATAAGCAAGGGCGAAGTGTCCAGCATGGACATAGGCGTAAGACAACTGGAACAGGTAGGCGTAGCGCCGGATAAGGCCAAAACCGTATATGCGGAACTCTTCCGCATGCGCCTGCTCGCGAAACCGGAAGCTGCGGCAGCAGCAGCCGTTGCAGACATCCCGCAGGATATGAGGGAAAAACTTGAAAAAATTGCCAGGGAACAGGGCATCAATACGGCGGACCCGAGGCGCATAGGGGTTCTTATGAGGATACTGTTGTTCAATGGCGAAATGGCGCCGGACGTCCTCGAAAGTGCCGCTAACGCTCTCTACAGGATATGTGACGTCAATAGAAATATGGCTCCCGAGGTGGTTAAACAGATCCGGATGCTTCGCCCCGCTGTAGTGCAGCCGCAAGGTCCGGGAGTCACCGCGATGACCGGCGTTGGGGAAGCAAAGAGCGAGACGCCGGAGACCGCAAAAATATATAGGGCCGGCCAGCAGAAGCCGGGCGGGAGCCCCGTTGACATGCTCATGATGTTTGGTGAGGATCCGGATCGTTTCTTCGTTGCAGTCGGATTTACCGACTTTGACCAGCTGCAAATAGGGCATATTGCCGGATTTGAGGTGAGCGAACGTACGCGGCAGAGGGACAGGAAGGCGCTTATAGAAGCCGATTATATCAAGATGATCAGGCCCGGCCATTACAGGATCACGAAGGAAGGCATCAGGGCGGTGCTATATCTAATTAAGCATAATACAAATGGAATGGCCTCATATAGATTAACCGAGGGAGCGGCGTTGGGGTTTCCCGGTTTTCCTGAATATCTAAAGGAGAACCCTCTTTCAGATTTCAAGCTTGCGGTCCCGCTCAAGAGCGCTGTATACAGTTTTGACGACGAGAGCATAAGGACTGCCAGACGGGATGAATATGAAACGAGCCGCAAGATCGCGACCGAGCACGGTACAAGCTACGTTACAGAGGGCGGTATACCTCGGACCGGCCGCGGCTCGTCAGACGGCACGGGAAGGGTCGGAAGGCCGACAGAACCGGGCAAGAGCCCGGAGGACGCCAAAAAGGTCTTCGCGCTCTCTCAGGGACTGCAGACGCTGCTGAATAATGTGGGTTTTGTCACTACCCAGCAGTACAGGGAAGGCCATGACGAGGTGCGCGCGGCGCATCCGGGGTTAGGGTTCGGCCGCCCATCAGAGACGACCGCAAGAGACGATCTCAACAAGCTGGTAAGGGCAGGATTTTTAAGGATGCCGAACAGGGGAAAGTACGCAGTAACGATCGCGGGATGGAAAGAGATAGAAGAGATAACGGCGGCCGAGTCGGGCAGGGATACCGCGGTCCGAGAGATGGCGATCCTCCGGTCCGAGAACGGCAGAGAGAGAGTGGAGAATCTTCTGCGGCAGGTTGCGCTCAAGGCGGCGGCCGATGCCGGGATCTCATACGATCCTCAGGAGGCGTCTTTGCCTCTGGGAGATCTGCTGCGTGATATCGCAGGGAGGGCCGGTGCTATAGTGTCCGATGTCGAGGAAGAGTCCCTCAGGGCGCTTAAGGTCTTGGATGATAAAGGTGCCTACGACCGTGAATTCGCTTATTCAATAAAACGAGGAGAGATAGCTTACGTCAGAAAGTCGGCTCTTACGGGTCTTCTTGGCATGGCCCCGGCGGTGCTAAATGGTATAGAGAGAGGTGAGGGGGAAGCTTCGCTTATCGCGAGAATAAGAGGGGTTATTGCGACGGTGGCCCCGGCATCTCGGGAGATGGCCAATATCATAGGTGTCCCGGCAGAGAAGACGGCCCCGGCAAAAGATCCTCAGGAAGTCATAGAGATGATGAAGGAGTTTGCCCGGGAACCGTTATCGGCGCCGCTTCCTGCCGTCATGCGCACTTACCCGCCTGATGCGCCTGTCATAACGGTAGTGGGGAGCATTGTGGCTGACATAATCGTGCCTCTGGGGAAGGATAGCCAGTATCCGCTGCCTTCAGACCCGCGGCTTGCCTGGAAGGGCGACAAGGTATTTGTCACCCCTCCGTCAGAGGCTACGGACGGTTATCTGAACGGTCTTACGTCTGAGTTGAGAGGTCGGTTGAAGGTGACGTATGGGGGCCCCGGCTTTGCGTCCGCGATGGTCCTTAATGAGCTCGGCGCGCGCGTTAAGTTGATAGGCGCCGTAGGAGACGATGAGCTCGGGCACGGCCTGATCAAGTTGATGCGGGACAAGGGGATGGATACAACCGGCATCAGGGTAGTCAAAGATGTCTCCACCTCGACGAACCTGATCTTCTCAAACCAGGATACCGGCGAGACAGCATATAATCTATCTTTAGGCAGCGCAAATGAATATCTGACCGAAGCCGATATACCGGATGAGGCGCTGAGATGTTCGGTATTGCACTTCGGCGGCATCGCGTTGAATAAACAGCTTATGCCCCGGATAGGCAGCTTGATAGACAGGGCAAAGAGGATGGGCGCCAAGGTAGGATGGGACACGGTTGTGGACCTGTACGGCCTGGAGGGATCGCCCAAGGCCCGGGAGGCCATGTCTAAGTTGGATTATCTCACACCCAGCATAAAAGAAGCCCGTAAAATATCCGGCAAAGAGGAGACTGGGGATATCATTCAATTCTTTGGCGAAACGCTCGGTATCCCGGCCGTCTTCCTTAAGCTCGGAGAGGGCGGGAGCGAAGTAGCGATATCCGGGAAAGGTGTGTCCGGAGCCGCGCAGAGATTTCATATGCCTGCGGTACGGGGCGTGAAGATCGCCGATACCACAGGCGCAGGCGACAGCTACAGTGCTTATATGGCTTATGGTTTCGCCAAAGGTATGACTCCCAAGGAGGCGGCGAAAGGCGCCACCGTCTGCGGCGCGCTTACCTGTGAGAGAATAGGCGGCGGGAGTATAGGCGAAGAGCCGCTTCGCGCGTTCAATAAAAAAATGCTTGTGTTCGAAGCGCAATTGGAGGATCTTGAGAATTATGGCTTCGGAAGCGATATATCGGTAAAGAGTTTCTACAACCATATCAAGGCGAAAGATTACGCGGCATGCGCACTGGCTTTGAGAGAAGGTGTGGCCGAGATGGGTGATGTCCAGAGGGCGGAACGGATATTCAAGGAGAGGCACCTGCCTTATATCCTGACGAATAGTCCGCCGCTCTACCGTGAAGAGTTGCGCGCCAGCCTGTTGAAGAAAAAGGATATGATGCCGTTCGCGCTGGCGATCGCTTCGGACGAGCAGGCACGGCTCGAGGCGCTGCTCTATTCGCGCGACGCCGACAAGAGGGTCCGCGCTCTCAAACAGTTGAACGGCATGATAAGGAGGGGAGAGATCATCTGTGCCCCGGAGACGGAGGAGAATAACGTACACGTCCACAGCAAGTTCTCATTCAGCCCTTATTACCCTGAAGCGATCGCCTACTGGGCAAAACGCGGCGGTTTAAGGAACGTTGGTATCATCGATCACGATACGACGGACGGCATCCCTTCATTCCTAGCGGCGGCCGGACTCCTGGGCCAGCAGGTGACTTCCGGTTTCGAGATGCGCGTGAGCATGCCGGAACGATTCGCGAAGCATGTCATCAATGCGCCCGGGATAGCGAATATGGCATATTTCCTGTGCCATGCCCTGCCCGACGGAAGGCACCCGGCCATCCTGGAGATGCTCGAAAAGGTACGGGCATCCAAGGAGAGAAGGAACCGCGCCATGATAGAGAAGGTAAACAAGAGGATGGGGGCCGCAGGCCTCGATGTCATGGTGCCTTATGAAGAGGATGTCTCCGCCCTGGCGGAAAACGGAAATTGCACAGACCGCCATCTCATGATGGGGCTTGCCATAGTGATCAACGACCGGTACGGAAGGGGCGAGGCGCGCAAGAACGCTTACGAGGCCGTATTGGGCCGTAAACTGAGCGCCGGAGAAGAGGAAAATATCGACAATGAAGAGAGCGACATGGAGATCCTGAGGGGGGGCCTCCTGAAGCCGGGATCCCCGGTTTCATGCTTTATCGCCCCGGACCCTGAAGAGTGCCCGTCGATGGAGTACGTTGTAGATTCCATAATAGCGGCCGGCGGTGTACCCGTCTATCCGTACCTCGGCGATTCCAAGCGCAACGGCACGGACGAAGAGAATATCCTGCGGGAGCTCTTCCCGTACCTGAAGTCGATAGGCGTACTGGGTATAGCCATAATGCCGCACAGGAATACGGATGAAGAGATAAAGGGCGTAGTGGCGCTAGCCGAGGAGTTCGGGCTGAAGGTCTTCAGCGGCGTCGACATCAATAAGGATACGATGCCGTTCATCGAGGAGAGGGCGCGCGTAGCGCAGTACCCGCAGTTCAGGCAGGGCGGCGACTTCCTCGTAGGGCACGAGTTCATGGAACGCCGTTTCGGCTTCGGATATTACAACGAGAACGCGATCAGGACCATACCTGACGACAGGGAGCGCTTCGGCTTCTTCGCCTCCGTAGGCGCCCTTGGCTTCGAGACGTTGAACAGATTTAAAGATAAGCCGGCCGGAGCCGTCTCATCCCGGTCCGGGCGTATATTATACAGAGAGATCCTGGATGTTCATTCGCAATTGCCGGAAGGTGCCGCTGAAGCGCGCTCATATCTTACCAGACAGATGACCGTTTCTCCTGAGGATATGGAGCGCGTACAGTCAGGCATGATGGATCAGATGGATTCAGGTCTCGCCGCCAGGCCGAGCTCTCTCAAGATGCTACCCGCCTTCGTAGGCGTGCCTACAGGCCGGGAGACCGGAGAGTACCTGGGGGTCGATGTGGGCGGGACGAACCTCCGCGTACTGAGGGTCCGGCTTGAAGGCAACGGCAGGTTCTCGATCGTCGGTGATATCGGCAAATTCAAATTCGAAGAGAGGCACATGCATGGCACAGCCGAAGAACTCTTCGATTTTATCGCCGGGTCGATAGGATCGTTCATGGCGGCGCAGGGTATGCCGCTCGACAGGGAGATAAAACTGGGTCTTACATGGTCTTTCCCCGTAGAGCAGACCGGGGCAGCTTCCGGTATACACAAAGAATGGACAAAAGGCTGGACCACGAGCGGTGTGGTCGGAAATGATGTTGTGAAACTTCTTGAGGCAGGGCTTGACCGCAAAGCGCCCGGCAGCGTAAAGGTAGCGGCGCTCTGTAACGATACGGTAGGTACGCTCGCCACCGCCAGGTACCAGGACCCTGACTGCGACATGGGGATCATCCTCGGCACCGGTACGAACGCGGCCTTCTGGCTTCCTATAGGCCAGATCGCCAAGTGGGTAGATGACGGACTCTCCAGACAGAATATGATGATAAACATGGAATGGGGCAACTTTGACTCTGTCCCGCGCACCCCCTGGGACTTTGTCCTGGACCTGGAATCGAATAATAGCGGAAGGCAGTTATTGGAGAAGATGGTCTCCGGCATGTATCTGGGCGAGATCGCGCGCATTATAATGGCCCGCCTCATATCCAACAACCTTCTCTTTGGAGGTGTTTCCTCGCCTATTTTCAACACGGTGCCGGCCGAAATGGGCAAAGACGGTTTTCTGACGGAGCATATGTCCGCCATCGAGTCCGATGATTCGAAAGACCTGGAAGGCGTGGGATCACTCCTCGCGGAGTTTGGGGTCAATAATTCCACGGTGGAAGACCGCCGCCTTGTAAAGTCGGTATGCGAGCTCGTTTCGACAAAGGCCGCCCGTGTCACCGCCGCGGCGATAGTCGCGGTAATAAGGAAGATGGATCCGGCCATCTCGCGGAAGCATGTTGCGGCAGTCGACGGATCTCTTTACAAAAATTATCCTTATTTCAAGGAGAGGATAAGGGCGGCCCTGAGGGAGCTGCTCGACTCCGGGGCCGGCGAGAACGTCTCCGATAATATCGAGATAGTGATGACCGAGGATGGCTCCGGCGTAGGCGCGGCGATAATAGCCGCGGCGGCGGCTGACATGGTCCCGCAGAAAGCGGCAGCCGCCGGCGGATCGCCGCGGCAGCTCGAAGCGCTTCGTCCCATGGAAGGTATCAACATAAAGGTCGCGGCGCTCGACTGGGACGGTACAATATCGCGTATACGCGAAGGGTGGGAAGGGATAATGACGCCCATAGTCGCCGCGATCATCGAGGGTAAGGAACTGACGGAAGAGGAGTTCAATGACCTTATAGACAGCGTTAAGGATATAGATGATATACGATTCGATAGCGATATCATGACTCCGGCCATGCGGCGTCTCGTCGATCAGGGCAAGATCTCGCGCGAAGCGATGATCTGGGCACGCGGTATGATAGAGGAGACGAAGGGAGAGCCGACGCCGACTCAGTTCGGCCGGGCATGCGACGAGGCGATAAAGAGAGGCAAAGGGGCGATCTTCCAATGGGCGTTCGACTACTGCCGCGCAAAAGAGGCGGCGGAAGGCAGGCCCATGGTCGAGTCGGAGCCGGGACGTTATTTCTGCAAGATGTACCTGGAGAAGCTCTTCGCGGTCAGGAACTACCGCCTCGGGCTCGTCGATAGCGGGGCTGTCCAGCCGGGAGCGTTCCTCGTCCCCGGAGGCGTTGAATTCGTCAGGATGCTGGCCGCGCGCGGCGTGGTTATAAATATCATAACCGGTTCAGATAAAAAAGGTGTCCAGGAGGAAGTGAACCTCCTCGGCCTCGGCGATTGGGTGACGGTGACCGGGTATGACGTCGATAAGGCGATCGCATCGAAGTACGATGTCACCAAGAATATAAAAGAGACGGGTAATCTTGCCGATAACGAGTTCCTGGTGGTCGGGGACGGGAAGGTCGAGATAAAGGCGGGCGTGGAGCTCGGGAGCGTCGTCATCGTGATACGCTCACGCGACAACGCGAGCAACTTCCAGCGTCTGCTTGACCTCAGGCCGAATTACGTAATGGGTGCAAGCTTCGAGCCGGTCGAGGAGCTTGTGGCATTCCTCGTTCCGCAGATGTCTCCGGACGAACAGCCGCGCGACGCGAACGGGCAGTTCGGTAAGAAGCCGTTCAGGGATGCCCGGGGCGCGCTCACGGTCATCGCGCTGTCGATGACGCTGAAAGGCACTTCCCTGTCAATAGATAAGAGAGATTTTACTCTTGCTGCGTTCAGGTCGGAATATAATGAGGTGAAGAGCCGTTTTCCCAGGCTTGGGATGCCCGGTCTGCCTGAAGATATGAAGAATGATTCGCAGACCCGGCGGGACCTAGACGCATTGGCAGCGGAAGGTCATCTTGTTAAGCGCCCGATAGGAGCGGTAGATGGTTATTCCGTCACGGAAAAAGGCATGGATGCTATCGCGGATATACTGGTATCGTACAGTGCGAGAGATAGCTCGGCCATAGAAGGGCTATTGCGGATATGGAGGTTTGATAAAGTCGCAGGGATATTGCGTCATATCGTAGAGCATTATACAGAATTAAGACTGGATGAACAGAAGATAGAGATGGCGAGGTTGAGAGAGATGGTCCGCGTGATAAATTTCAGTACAAATAAGGACGTATTCCTGATCTCCAGGGCGTTCACGGAACTGCCTGAGTTCGTGAGGAGGTATCTGTCGGGGACGCACGGGCTCGGACCGGCCGAAGCCGCGGCAGCTGCAGCAAAGAAAGCAAACCCCGGAGTTGAGGGGACCTCGAATCCCGAACCCGCGAAGGGCATCGGCCAGTTTGTCAGGTCAGATGAATTCCCGGCCAATTTTACCGAGGTGGAGCGTGAGACATGGGAATTGCTGGAGAACGGCAGGTTTGCTATGATAGCTATCTCGATGAGTGATGCCGTAGAGTCGCTATCCGGCCTCACAGACGAAAAGCAGAGCGAAGAGAAAGAAAAACTCCGCGGCATGTGCCGTACGATCAATTCGAGTAATAAGAGGAATGGCTTCCTTACCTCAGCGGCATTCAGGAATCTGCCCGAACGGGTAGTCGTATCTTTGAGAGGGGACTATGGTCTCGTAACAGTTATAGCCGGAGCGAATAGCGTCATGCCATTGTCTGAGACAGCCTCAGCGCTGCTCGGGAAGGCACAAGATGCCGTCCCTGCCTGGTACAGCCAGAACGGATGGACGCCGGAGGAATTCGGCATGGCGCTGCGGAAGAACGAGTGTACGATGGGACAAGATATAAGAGTCGATGATCGCTCCATGCTCGTCTTTTCGGAAAGGGCGACTTTCGGCCGCCGTGTCGAAGGGAAAGAGGAGTACGAGCCGGGGCTCGGTATAGCGCTTCCGCGGCTTACGCAGTCAGGCGTCCGCGTCGCCGTCATAGCCGCAACCGCCGCCCAGGCCGCTCTCATCGATAGGCTCAATTCGGGACGTCCCGAGAACCAGAAGATAGTATACGGCAGCTCCGTATCGGATATCATGGCAAAGGTGACGGGTATAGCGCGTTACTATTACTTCAGGGTGGCAGACGAAAAGTCCATGCCGGATGTGAACGTTGCCGGGATATTTGACATCACGGTAGAGAATATAATAAGGGCGCTCGGCCAGGTCTGCAATATCACCAGGCCCGAAGAGCTCGAAACGCTCCGCAGAGCGTTCATTAAATTCGCGGTGGCGGCGTAA